In Musa acuminata AAA Group cultivar baxijiao chromosome BXJ2-10, Cavendish_Baxijiao_AAA, whole genome shotgun sequence, a genomic segment contains:
- the LOC104000194 gene encoding serine carboxypeptidase-like 51: MRSSFTMGRSHPVSVPLLFLPLLLCSSSLSFGFVSAAGTADGSEEWGYVQVRPKAHLFWWLYRSPRRVDTGASPWPTLLWLQGGPGGSGVGIGNFQEIGPLDTDLRHRNSTWLQKADLLFVDNPVGTGYSFVEDESLFVKTDWEAATDLTTLLKKLYDEDESRQTSPLFIVAESYGGKFAVTAGLSILKAIEAGELKLKLGGLALGSSWISPEDFVFSWGPLLQDVSRLDIKDAVKSNIMAEKIRQEIKKGEYGNATNSWGELEEFISSSSNDVDFYNFLLDSASDPISLAAVEVPRRLSMKIYPTYLSSKASSMSTDISSLMNGAIKDKLKIIPKTVSWGGQADLVFEALAGDFMKPRINEVDELLSLGINVNIYNGQVDLICATKGTESWVQKLKWEGLKTFNNMDRKPFFCDSEGMAVTKGFLKSYQNFHFYWILGAGHFVPVDQPCVSLEMIAAITQSPAVSS; this comes from the exons ATGCGTTCCTCCTTCACGATGGGGAGGTCACATCCTGTCTCTGTCCCGCTGCTCTTCCTTCCTCTACTCCTCTGCTCTTCATCTCTCTCCTTCGGCTTCGTCAGCGCCGCCGGGACTGCCGACGGATCTGAGGAGTGGGGTTACGTCCAAGTCCGGCCGA AAGCGCACTTGTTCTGGTGGCTTTACCGGAGCCCGCGGAGAGTCGACACCGGCGCGTCGCCGTGGCCGACGCTGCTGTGGTTGCAGGGCGGACCT GGCGGTTCGGGCGTTGGGATCGGGAACTTCCAAGAGATCGGACCGCTGGACACCGATCTGAGGCATCGGAACTCGACATGGCTGCAGAAAGCCGATCTCCTGTTTGTG GACAATCCGGTGGGGACGGGATACAGCTTCGTGGAGGACGAGAGCCTCTTCGTGAAGACGGATTGGGAGGCAGCCACGGACCTGACCACCCTCCTCAAGAAGCTCTACGACGAGGACGAGTCCCGGCAAACGAGCCCACTGTTCATCGTCGCAGAGTCTTACGGAGGGAAGTTCGCCGTGACCGCAGGCTTGTCGATCCTCAAAGCCATCGAGGCTGGAGAACTGAAGCTTAAGCTCGGAG GCCTTGCTCTGGGAAGCAGCTGGATTTCGCCGGAAGATTTTGTG TTCTCTTGGGGGCCTCTGCTTCAAGATGTCTCGAGACTTGACATCAAAGACGCAGTGAAATCAAACAT TATGGCTGAAAAGATTAGGCAAGAGATAAAGAAAGGGGAGTATGGCAATGCCACGAACTCATGGGGTGAGCTGGAGGAATTCATCAGTTCTAGCAGCAATGATGTG GACTTCTACAACTTCTTGCTGGACTCTGCAAGCGATCCCATTTCTCTGGCAGCAGTCGAAGTACCGCGAAGGTTATCGATGAAGATATATCCAACTTATCTGAGCTCCAAGGCTTCTTCCATGTCCACTGACATCTCCAGTCTCATGAATGGTGCCATCAAGGATAAGCTAAAGATAATCCCAAAGACTGTGAG CTGGGGAGGGCAGGCTGATCTTGTCTTCGAAGCTCTTGCAGGTGACTTCATGAAGCCAAGAATCAATGAG GTTGATGAGCTCCTTTCGCTGGGAATCAATGTCAACATCTACAATGGACAG GTTGATCTGATTTGTGCAACCAAAGGCACAGAGTCATGGGTCCAAAAGCTCAA ATGGGAGGGGCTGAAGACCTTCAACAACATGGATCGAAAGCCATTCTTCTGCGACAGTGAAGGAATGGCAGTCACCAAGGgattcctaaagtcttatcagaaCTTCCACTTCTATTGGATCCTCGGAGCAGGACATTTT GTACCAGTTGACCAGCCTTGTGTCTCACTGGAGATGATTGCTGCCATTACCCAATCTCCTGCTGTCTCTTCCTGA